A single genomic interval of Portunus trituberculatus isolate SZX2019 chromosome 41, ASM1759143v1, whole genome shotgun sequence harbors:
- the LOC123516406 gene encoding uncharacterized protein LOC123516406 isoform X3 → MSARDKAQGMPRHSSSLSSSTSEGKRREKDPMDSEAKQRKAASTEDCTSQPLLTACASQPSAHPSVAGPSSVNIPAASPPPDVELGCLSSLLSGLIERLDKSVAPQVSPGYSASFSGFHALSSSEDEDGEIVECPSQQSVSDPLDDLDTFTASQTPREPVADVAFQKALEEFAGHFHGEEELGDALSERLASILDVSLRRRPSSDSVKATYEKIKLPNNMLNLKVPVTNSAITKAMSVQGKLVDTRLSLTNGLLAKALVPIARCISDMGERNVQPITCYLDGLNNSLRFLTSAVNYVIQLRKEVARFNVHDSALEELCKWECEVGRDDLFPFDVVKKCEDIHKSRKLGRPAFRPRKAPGKRFLLPRQTPRHPFYQQKSRPWSQTRSFLGQRPPQGKGRPLHKTPH, encoded by the coding sequence ATGTCGGCACGGGACAAGGCTCAAGGGATGCCTCGACATTCCTCATcgctttcctcctctacctccgaAGGAAAGCGTCGTGAAAAGGATCCCATGGATTCTGAAGCAAAGCAGAGGAAAGCTGCCAGTACAGAGGATTGCACTTCTCAACCCCTACTGACCGCTTGTGCTTCTCAGCCTTCTGCTCACCCCTCCGTGGCCGGCCCGAGCAGCGTAAACATACCAGCCGCTTCTCCACCTCCCGACGTTGAGCTGGGCTGCCTGTCTTCCTTACTCAGTGGCCTAATTGAGAGATTGGACAAGTCAGTTGCTCCTCAGGTGTCTCCAGGGTACAGCGCAAGTTTCAGTGGTTTCCATGCCCTCTCCTCGTCggaggatgaggatggtgaAATTGTCGAGTGCCCGTCTCAGCAGTCTGTGTCTGACCCTTTGGATGACCTGGACACGTTCACCGCTAGTCAGACACCCAGAGAGCCAGTGGCTGATGTAGCTTTTCAGAAGGCTCTCGAGGAATTTGCTGGCCACTTCCatggggaggaggagttggGTGACGCCCTGTCTGAGCGCTTAGCCTCCATCCTGGATGTGAGCCTGAGACGACGACCCTCCTCCGACAGTGTTAAGGCGACttatgagaaaataaagctCCCTAACAATATGCTGAATTTAAAAGTGCCAGTGACTAATTCAGCCATCACCAAAGCCATGAGTGTCCAAGGGAAGTTGGTGGACACCAGGCTTTCTCTCACTAATGGACTGCTTGCGAAGGCTTTGGTCCCCATTGCCCGCTGTATTAGTGATATGGGTGAGAGGAATGTTCAGCCCATCACTTGCTACCTTGATGGCCTGAACAACAGCCTCCGATTCCTCACTTCTGCTGTGAACTACGTCATTCAGCTAAGGAAGGAGGTGGCACGGTTCAATGTGCATGACTCTGCCCTGGAAGAACTCTGCAAGTGGGAGTGTGAAGTGGGCAGAGATGATCTTTTCCCATTCGATGTAGTCAAGAAATGTGAAGACATCCACAAGTCCAGGAAACTTGGGAGGCCTGCCTTCCGCCCCCGCAAGGCTCCTGGCAAGCGATTTCTTCTGCCACGGCAGACACCTAGACATCCTTTCTACCAACAGAAGTCACGGCCATGGTCCCAGACGAGGTCTTTTTTAGGCCAGCGACCTCCCCAGGGGAAGGGGAGGCCACTGCACAAAACTCCCCATTGA